From Halanaerobium saccharolyticum subsp. saccharolyticum DSM 6643:
TGCATAACCCTGACCTAAAATTAATCTGGTGGTCGAAACATTAAGTCCCAACCGAAAAAGTGTAGCAAAAAGTAATAAAGACGGAAAAACAGATAAATCTAAGGGCTCAGTTGTATAAATACTGACAAGTATAATAACCATAGCAAAGGTAACATTAGCAGCCAGCAGCATATCAAGCAGCATCGTTGGCAGCGGAATAATAAACATTACAATTATACTTACTACCATCAATGCAAAAATCACATCTGTATTTTTAGTTATTTTCGAAAAAGCTATACTGTTATCCACTAATTACTTCCCTCCAAAACTTTGTAAAACCAATTAATAATTGTCTTTGTCTTGAAAAACCTTAGCCAATATTTCTGCAACAGCCTGATAAAGTTCTACCGGTACCTGATCCCCAATTTCTGTCATTGAATTTAATGATCTAGCAAGGGGTTTGTTCTCTATTATTTTAATTTCTGATTCTCTTGCTTTTTCTTTAATCTTTTGAGCAACAAAGCCTTCACCTTTAGCCAGCACAACTGGAGCTTCCATTTCATCTAACTCATACTTTAAAGCAACAGCAATATGGGTTGGGTTGGTAATTATTACATCAGCCTCTTTTACAGAAGACATCATTCTGTTCATACTCATTTCTTTCTGTCTCTGTTTTCGCTGCTGTCTAATAATTGGGTCCCCTTCCATCTCTTTTCTTTCCTGTTTAACTTCATATTTAGACATTTTAAGATCTTTATTATGCTGCCATCTTTGGTAAATCAAATCAATTATTCCAAGTACCATAATAGCAGTTATTATCGAAAAAGCCATGGTACTGATTAAATCACTGATTACAACAAGTGACTGTCTTAAACCCTGATGCAGAGTTTTTTGAAATACTTCTATATTTTTTACTAAAATATTATAAGCTATTGCAGAAATTATTGCTAACTTAAAAAGTGATTTAAAAAGCTCCATTAAAGATCTAAGTGAAAATATGTTTTTAAAACCCTTAATTGGATTTATTTTTTTAAGGTCGGGAACTAAAGACTTGGTAGTAAATAGTGGTCCGATCTGCAGAAAATTAACTAAGACCCCAGCGGCTGCAGTAACGACCATTACCGGAGAAATAGCTCTAATAGCTTTCATAAAAGCAGTTAACAAAATATTATAAGCATTATCTATACTAAAAGGTGAAGTTATTAATTCAGTAAAGTAATATCTAATTTCTGTAATCATAGTAAAGAACATCTGCTGCATTAAAAAATATAGTAATAAAAAACTGGCCAGCAAAGTAAAAGCCTGACTTATTTCCTTACCCTTAGCAACATTACCTTCTTTACGAGCATCCTCTTTCCGCCGGGGAGTGGCATCTTCTGTTTTTTCTCCACTACCATCTTCTGCCATTGTCTCCCCTCCTTTTATTTAGGGACTTATCAATCTAAAAATCTGTGGTATTTCATTAATAATATCAAAAATTATTTCAGCATAAAAATTGTTTAAAACTGGTATTAAAACAAAGAGTAAGAGCAGACCGGCCATTATTTTTATCGGTAAACCGACTACGAAAAGATTCATCTGCGGAACTGAACGAGCTAAAAAAGCTAAAATCAAATCTATAAAAAATATGGCTCCTGCAATTGGAATGGCAACTTTTACTGCCAGCAAAAACATATCTCCACTCCGGCGAAAAAAGTACTGCCATATTTTCAAACTAAAATTTACTTGGCCGGGAGGAATAATTCTAAAGGATTGATGTAAATGTTTAACTAAATACAGATGACCATCCACAGCTAAAAATATCAAAGTCAGCAAAATATTTTTAAACTGACCGATAACTGGTGAGTTAATACCACTAAAAGGGTCAACTACATTAGCAATTCTAAAGCCCATTCCCATATCTATTATCTGCCCTCCCAGTTGAACAGCAGCAAAAACTAAAAAAACTGCCATCCCCATAAAAAGTCCAACACTTAATTCACTCATAATTTTAACTAAAACTAGTAAATCGCTGGCTGGATATATTGGCTGATAAAAACTGAGTACAACCGGCATTGTAATAGCGGTCAGGGATAGTGCGATTAAAATTTTAGCCTGATAAAATATTACCTGACTGCTGAAGATGGGAGTTAAGAAAAATATACCCAAATAACGACTAAAAATTAAAGCAAACAAAAATATAGCCTCATTTATCAAAAAATCTTCTCCCAAGAATTATCAACCTCCTATATAAAGAGGAATATTTCGCAATAATTCCTGCACAAATTCAACTACAGTGGTTAAAATCCAGGGACCAAAAAATGCAATAGAACCGAGGACTGCAAATATTTTAGGAACAAAAGCCAAAGTCTGTTCCTGAATTTGAGTTGTAGCTTGAAAAATTGCTACCAGAAGTCCTGTTATTAATCCAGCACCTAAGACAGGAAAAATAACTAAAATTACGGTATATAAAGATTCTCGGCCGATATCTAAGACTACTGCTTCTCCCATTTTCCCCACTCCTATCAATAGTTACTAATTTTTTAGAATAAAATATTTTTCATTGATTAAATTTGATAAATTATTAGTTAAAAGTTTCAACTAGAGATCCAATTAAAAGATGCCAGCCATCTGCAAGTACAAAAAGTAAAATCTTAAATGGAAGCGAAATAATAACCGGTGGCAGCATCATCATTCCCATCGACATCAAAATACTGGCAACAATCATATCGATCATCAAAAACGGTATATATAATAAAAATCCAATTTGAAAGGCAATTTTAACCTCATGAATTAAAAATGCTGGAATCAAAACATAAGTCGGCAAATCCTGCCTGCTTTCCGGCCGTTCAATTTCTGCCAATTCTGCAAAAAGACTTAAAGATGGCTCATCTACCTGATTAAACATAAACTCTCTGACCGGTGTTATAGTATTTTCGTAAGCTGTTTCTATTGATATTTGTTCTTCTAAATAAGGCTGTAAGGCATCTTGATTTACAACCTGCAAAACTGGTGCCATTATAAAAATAGTTAAAAATATTGCGATTCCAATTAAAACCTGATTTGGAGGCATATTATTTAAAGATAAAGCTCTTTTTAAAATTGAAAAAACTATTATTATTCTGGTAAATGAAGTAAATAAAACGATAATTGCGGGTGCTAATGAAAGAACTGTTAATAATAATAAGATTCGTAAAGATAAGACAAGATCTTCTCCTTCTGCATCCTGGTTATCTGTATTTGAAATTTCAAATGAAAATTCAGGTAAATTAAATTCCTGAGCGGCAGCCGCAGAACTAAAAATGAAAATGGAACTTATAATTAAAATAAACAAAAGAACAATGGCCACAAATTTACTTTCCATTGTGATCACTGCCGGAATTATCTTTGTTCTTTTTCTGCTTATTATTCTTTTGATTAAGAATTTTTAGCAGCTTATCTTTAAAAATTGTTTTTTCTTCTTTATCGTTTTCC
This genomic window contains:
- the fliP gene encoding flagellar type III secretion system pore protein FliP (The bacterial flagellar biogenesis protein FliP forms a type III secretion system (T3SS)-type pore required for flagellar assembly.); the protein is MESKFVAIVLLFILIISSIFIFSSAAAAQEFNLPEFSFEISNTDNQDAEGEDLVLSLRILLLLTVLSLAPAIIVLFTSFTRIIIVFSILKRALSLNNMPPNQVLIGIAIFLTIFIMAPVLQVVNQDALQPYLEEQISIETAYENTITPVREFMFNQVDEPSLSLFAELAEIERPESRQDLPTYVLIPAFLIHEVKIAFQIGFLLYIPFLMIDMIVASILMSMGMMMLPPVIISLPFKILLFVLADGWHLLIGSLVETFN
- the fliQ gene encoding flagellar biosynthesis protein FliQ, which codes for MGEAVVLDIGRESLYTVILVIFPVLGAGLITGLLVAIFQATTQIQEQTLAFVPKIFAVLGSIAFFGPWILTTVVEFVQELLRNIPLYIGG
- the flhB gene encoding flagellar biosynthesis protein FlhB translates to MAEDGSGEKTEDATPRRKEDARKEGNVAKGKEISQAFTLLASFLLLYFLMQQMFFTMITEIRYYFTELITSPFSIDNAYNILLTAFMKAIRAISPVMVVTAAAGVLVNFLQIGPLFTTKSLVPDLKKINPIKGFKNIFSLRSLMELFKSLFKLAIISAIAYNILVKNIEVFQKTLHQGLRQSLVVISDLISTMAFSIITAIMVLGIIDLIYQRWQHNKDLKMSKYEVKQERKEMEGDPIIRQQRKQRQKEMSMNRMMSSVKEADVIITNPTHIAVALKYELDEMEAPVVLAKGEGFVAQKIKEKARESEIKIIENKPLARSLNSMTEIGDQVPVELYQAVAEILAKVFQDKDNY
- the fliR gene encoding flagellar biosynthetic protein FliR, translating into MGEDFLINEAIFLFALIFSRYLGIFFLTPIFSSQVIFYQAKILIALSLTAITMPVVLSFYQPIYPASDLLVLVKIMSELSVGLFMGMAVFLVFAAVQLGGQIIDMGMGFRIANVVDPFSGINSPVIGQFKNILLTLIFLAVDGHLYLVKHLHQSFRIIPPGQVNFSLKIWQYFFRRSGDMFLLAVKVAIPIAGAIFFIDLILAFLARSVPQMNLFVVGLPIKIMAGLLLLFVLIPVLNNFYAEIIFDIINEIPQIFRLISP